The sequence TCATTGCACTTGATTTTGGTTTCCTCTTCTCAGGTGCATTATTCATAGAGATTGTGTTTTCATTAAACGGGATGGGAAGTCTTGTCTATGATGCCATTCTCCTTCGGGATTATCCCGTACTGACCGGATCCTTCTTAGTAATATCAGTATTCGTCATTCTCGCAAACATCCTATCAGATATCCTCAGTATTATACTGGATCCCCGTGTCGGGAGGAATGAATGAGAGGGGAGGGATGTGAGAGACCCATTCAGGACGTCTCATTATACCTCTGTATCGGAGTTATTGCCATTTTTTTCATAGTTGCGGTGATCCCCGGAGTTTTCGCACCCTATACAGAAAATGAACGATTTATCCCGTACCAGCATCCGGATATTGATCATTTTCTCGGAACCGATGATATGGGATATGATATCCTCAGCCTGCTTATCTATGCTGCACGTATCTCACTTCTTATCGGATTATGTGCGGGGGGCGTTTCCATTCTTATCGGAACCTCAATTGGCCTCATCAGTGGATATATCAGGGGATGGACTGATGACCTCCTTATGAGCGTTACCGACATTGTCCTCACTATTCCAAAAATACCCGCAATTATCCTCATCTCTGCCTTCCTTAGACCAAGCATCTGGATTCTTATTCTCATCCTTGGATTCTTTTCATGGGAGACAACAGCCCGGGTGGTCAGGGCAAGAACATTGCAGATCAGTACTTCC comes from Methanospirillum hungatei and encodes:
- a CDS encoding ABC transporter permease encodes the protein MRGEGCERPIQDVSLYLCIGVIAIFFIVAVIPGVFAPYTENERFIPYQHPDIDHFLGTDDMGYDILSLLIYAARISLLIGLCAGGVSILIGTSIGLISGYIRGWTDDLLMSVTDIVLTIPKIPAIILISAFLRPSIWILILILGFFSWETTARVVRARTLQISTSGYILSARSLGFSSYQVLISDILPVMYPVILPKFMLTIAGAMISEASLSFLGLSDPTMNSWGRMISDAFTHGGFIREMWWWFLPPAVCICGVIISVIRIGMVYEKPGQESMVE